One Candidatus Culexarchaeum yellowstonense genomic region harbors:
- a CDS encoding M56 family metallopeptidase — translation MIKRFEIGFEIPLGKISEYLSFIEGRVREWYKYTLNSISIDGNKLLFSIKYGESIVEATLIGDFNPELTLSYDSSLPYEYILNIVLNVNYFTNEFYSMVREGNLILVFVPGLPVVPIKLMSPFKRILYGIFTGSLAMMFAISLLVGVFFFLFMGYYAPLGIVSFQLILFLLSPKVLSSLGDWPIDEAHGEIYIVNCHYPLNVFREITSKRWNEVIKVKEQIYHETFEKGVTPTPEIVSNVLKSFNLDCPAENIRIRHVPLYKLVVDVCDKLNIKPPKVVLSNTIIANAGVSGPSVRNALFIITSGLLYRLNDDEIKAVLGHELSHCIRRDPLALFVLSNLEYVSRVYILLSIVIFPLDLLYFLFALTMLFFIAKFFEARADLDSYMLFGSGDHLANALIKIAFPLAFTERYKAYRLRSWLRWNPHPPVYFRILRLGLLGENLKFKHPLIQSIKDCVKGFISSF, via the coding sequence TTGATTAAGAGGTTTGAAATTGGATTTGAGATTCCATTGGGTAAGATTTCAGAGTACTTATCCTTCATTGAGGGTAGGGTGAGGGAGTGGTATAAGTACACCTTAAACTCCATTAGCATTGATGGTAATAAGCTTCTATTCAGCATTAAGTATGGTGAATCTATTGTTGAAGCAACCCTAATTGGAGATTTCAATCCAGAACTCACATTATCCTACGATTCTTCACTACCCTATGAATATATTTTAAACATCGTTTTAAACGTAAATTACTTCACCAATGAGTTTTACTCTATGGTTAGGGAGGGAAATTTAATCTTAGTTTTTGTTCCAGGTTTACCTGTTGTGCCCATCAAGCTGATGAGCCCATTCAAGAGGATTTTGTATGGAATTTTCACTGGTAGTTTGGCTATGATGTTTGCAATATCCCTCTTAGTTGGTGTCTTCTTCTTTCTCTTCATGGGATATTATGCCCCCCTGGGTATAGTCTCTTTCCAATTAATCTTGTTCCTATTATCTCCAAAGGTGCTCTCAAGTTTGGGTGATTGGCCAATTGATGAAGCTCATGGGGAAATTTACATTGTGAATTGTCATTATCCGTTAAATGTTTTCCGTGAAATAACTTCTAAGAGATGGAATGAAGTTATAAAGGTTAAGGAGCAAATATATCATGAAACCTTTGAGAAGGGGGTTACTCCTACACCTGAAATTGTCTCAAATGTTTTGAAAAGCTTCAACCTTGATTGTCCTGCAGAAAATATTAGGATTAGGCATGTACCACTATATAAGTTGGTTGTGGATGTTTGTGATAAACTTAATATTAAACCCCCAAAAGTTGTGTTATCGAATACCATAATTGCTAATGCTGGTGTTTCAGGTCCCAGTGTTAGGAATGCACTGTTCATAATAACTTCTGGGTTGCTTTACAGGTTGAATGATGATGAGATCAAAGCTGTTTTAGGGCATGAGTTGAGTCATTGTATACGTAGAGATCCATTGGCATTATTTGTATTGAGCAATTTGGAGTATGTATCCAGAGTCTACATACTACTTTCCATAGTCATCTTCCCATTGGATTTACTATACTTCCTATTCGCCTTAACCATGCTATTCTTTATAGCTAAATTCTTTGAGGCAAGAGCTGATTTAGATTCATATATGCTGTTCGGTTCTGGTGATCATCTTGCGAATGCATTGATAAAGATAGCCTTTCCCTTAGCTTTTACTGAGCGTTATAAGGCTTATAGGCTTAGAAGCTGGTTGAGGTGGAATCCGCACCCTCCAGTCTACTTTAGGATTTTGAGGCTTGGCTTACTTGGGGAGAACTTAAAGTTTAAACATCCATTAATACAGTCTATTAAGGATTGTGTTAAAGGTTTTATATCCAGCTTCTAA
- a CDS encoding ABC transporter permease — translation MHSVLMVILKKEVKEMLRDPKILIGMIIAPVLLMGVMSGVMNFVMSSAKEAVLNPNVIIVDYDNSLLSNIVTSSLTSSSGGRVMVIGNLSVSKAIDLALSKDFSTVMVIPRGFGYNVSIGRRAIVELYTVMKSLSISESGASSMPSSIIEFLNSEIVRERIREVAPNIDPEVFLKPISRVEYSVVKGRVINVSPQIVFSVVMSQSIFIPIIIMIIFITAMQFASTSIALEKEYKTLETLLTLPVSRFTILLAKLMSSVMLAVLGSVSFMFAYTYYYTSVTSFGLPTINLSLSDIGLAMTPIGLLLTGLTLFLSMVSSLVLALLIAVFAEDVRSAQTLVGYLYFLMIVPMMVSMFTDVNSLPISLQIPLYLIPYTYTLASPRAALLENYSFLIIGIVYMVVFSMAVLYIASKFFKSEKVLTAKISFRRFRR, via the coding sequence TTGCATAGCGTTTTGATGGTGATTTTGAAGAAGGAAGTTAAGGAGATGCTTAGAGATCCAAAGATACTTATTGGTATGATAATTGCACCAGTATTATTGATGGGTGTTATGAGTGGAGTTATGAATTTCGTTATGTCTTCAGCTAAAGAGGCTGTTTTGAATCCAAATGTGATCATAGTGGATTATGATAATAGCCTACTATCCAATATTGTTACTAGTTCATTAACCTCCTCATCTGGTGGGAGGGTGATGGTGATTGGTAATTTAAGCGTTTCAAAGGCCATTGATTTGGCTTTGAGTAAAGATTTCTCCACAGTAATGGTTATTCCAAGAGGATTTGGATACAATGTTTCTATTGGTAGACGTGCCATTGTGGAATTATATACAGTGATGAAGAGTTTGAGCATTTCTGAGAGTGGTGCTTCCAGTATGCCTTCAAGCATCATCGAATTTTTGAATAGTGAAATTGTTCGGGAACGTATAAGGGAGGTGGCTCCAAATATTGACCCAGAAGTCTTTCTTAAACCAATTAGTAGGGTTGAGTATTCTGTTGTGAAGGGTAGGGTGATTAATGTTTCTCCTCAAATTGTTTTCAGTGTTGTTATGTCTCAATCAATATTCATCCCAATAATTATAATGATAATCTTCATTACTGCCATGCAGTTTGCATCCACCTCCATAGCTTTGGAGAAGGAGTATAAGACGCTTGAAACCCTATTGACACTTCCAGTCAGTAGATTTACAATTTTGTTAGCTAAGCTTATGAGTTCAGTGATGCTTGCAGTTTTAGGTTCAGTATCCTTCATGTTTGCATACACATACTATTATACCTCTGTAACCTCCTTCGGCCTTCCAACGATTAACTTGTCACTCAGTGATATTGGTTTAGCTATGACTCCCATTGGACTTCTACTTACAGGTTTAACGTTGTTCCTAAGTATGGTTTCATCTCTTGTGCTGGCATTATTGATAGCGGTATTCGCTGAGGATGTTAGGAGTGCTCAGACGCTTGTTGGTTACCTATACTTCCTAATGATAGTTCCAATGATGGTATCCATGTTCACCGATGTTAACTCTCTCCCAATATCTCTCCAGATTCCACTCTACCTCATACCATACACTTATACATTGGCTTCCCCAAGAGCTGCCTTGCTGGAAAACTACAGTTTCCTAATCATTGGGATAGTGTATATGGTTGTTTTCTCCATGGCGGTACTGTACATTGCATCGAAATTCTTTAAGAGTGAGAAGGTTTTGACAGCTAAAATATCCTTTAGGAGATTTAGACGTTGA
- a CDS encoding biotin--[acetyl-CoA-carboxylase] ligase — MKIIVLDEVDSTQKIARKLCEKETGDFIVVAKRQTAGYGRKGNVWISPEGGLWFTMVIRNVKTNLSTLPMIIAISTAKTIEKHAKINIKLKWPNDLYIGGKKVGGILCETILSGEEVKAILVGIGLNVNINEIPEEIKGKATSIKIETGKEHNLMELLKMIVEEVYEDLKKPINEIMEEWLKRDILVGRNVELKVNGGRMKTYVSKINEDGSITIKHDSLEAKIYYWQIDGIEILN; from the coding sequence ATGAAGATAATAGTGCTAGATGAAGTTGATTCAACACAAAAAATAGCTAGAAAATTATGCGAAAAGGAAACTGGGGATTTCATAGTAGTAGCTAAAAGGCAAACTGCAGGATACGGTAGGAAGGGGAATGTATGGATATCACCTGAAGGTGGATTATGGTTTACAATGGTCATAAGAAATGTGAAAACAAATCTCTCCACACTCCCAATGATAATAGCAATCTCAACAGCAAAAACCATAGAGAAACATGCTAAAATAAACATCAAACTCAAATGGCCCAACGACCTATACATTGGGGGGAAGAAGGTTGGTGGAATACTATGCGAAACAATACTGTCCGGAGAGGAGGTAAAGGCAATATTAGTGGGAATAGGGTTAAATGTAAACATAAATGAGATCCCTGAAGAGATTAAAGGTAAAGCCACATCAATAAAGATAGAGACAGGAAAAGAACATAATTTAATGGAACTACTTAAAATGATTGTAGAAGAAGTTTATGAAGATCTGAAGAAGCCAATTAACGAAATAATGGAGGAATGGCTTAAAAGAGATATATTGGTGGGGAGGAATGTTGAGTTGAAGGTTAATGGTGGGAGAATGAAGACTTATGTATCAAAAATAAATGAGGATGGTTCAATAACAATAAAGCATGATTCATTGGAAGCAAAAATATACTATTGGCAGATTGATGGAATAGAAATATTAAATTAA
- a CDS encoding N-glycosylase/DNA lyase → MEEDLLRDLNAIIMNSEVKGIVESRKREFMENRYGDEKVWLTELAHCILVANTSAKSGLRCIKALTENGKLFNGSIEDIKEILKINGYRYPRKRAEYILEARLRIKEIKEIVEKTIDPNERRDWLRINVKGLGMKESSHFLRNMGYFDYAIIDRHILKVLSKYGIAKIEQKKLTVKRYLELEKLIKELSMKLNVEPGILDLYLWYMDTGEVLK, encoded by the coding sequence ATGGAAGAAGACTTGCTACGCGACCTAAACGCCATAATAATGAATAGTGAGGTAAAGGGGATTGTGGAATCAAGGAAGAGGGAATTCATGGAAAACAGATATGGAGATGAAAAAGTATGGCTTACTGAATTAGCACACTGCATACTCGTGGCGAATACCAGTGCAAAATCGGGATTAAGATGCATTAAAGCATTAACTGAAAATGGGAAGCTATTCAATGGCTCCATAGAGGATATTAAAGAAATTTTGAAAATTAATGGATACAGGTATCCGAGGAAGAGAGCTGAATACATACTTGAAGCCAGATTGAGGATAAAAGAGATTAAAGAAATTGTTGAAAAAACGATAGATCCCAATGAGAGGAGAGATTGGCTTAGAATAAATGTTAAAGGATTAGGCATGAAGGAATCAAGCCACTTCCTAAGAAACATGGGATACTTCGATTACGCAATAATAGATAGACATATACTTAAAGTCCTTTCAAAATATGGAATAGCAAAAATAGAGCAGAAGAAACTAACGGTCAAAAGATATTTAGAGCTTGAGAAGCTGATCAAGGAGCTTTCCATGAAATTAAATGTGGAACCAGGAATATTAGATTTATACCTATGGTACATGGATACTGGGGAGGTGTTGAAGTAA
- a CDS encoding FprA family A-type flavoprotein, whose product MTVGRVSDRVYCLSYDDKDLDLFESLWPLPLGVSYNSYIIFGDEKTILLDTVPQRFSERFIEDLKGLVDLKSIDFLVSHHLEHDHSGSILAILREAVNCKILCSPFAVNLHKAFFNLGENMVKSVNDGMSMDIGGDTLTFHLAPWLHWPDTMMSFLNLEGVLFSCDAFGSFGALNGKLFDNEVDLNIYLDEAKRYFSNIVVGYREHVIKAVEKLSSLGLNFKIIAPSHGPIYKFNPRLIVDKYVSWSKPEFEVKVMLIYGSMYGHTKMLAEAIGMGVESTGVRVASFDASRVNVSFILKEVLDAPVLVFGTPTYDANVFPTILNVLDFIEVKKLGAGRYASIFGCYGWGPSAYGILMGRLKSMGFNLVEPFLTVRGAPSPSDLDNAKKFGVKIGELALKFKK is encoded by the coding sequence ATGACTGTGGGGAGAGTATCTGATAGGGTTTACTGCTTGAGTTATGATGACAAGGATTTAGACCTATTTGAATCGTTATGGCCTTTACCCTTGGGTGTAAGCTATAATTCATATATAATCTTCGGTGATGAGAAGACCATACTATTAGACACCGTTCCCCAAAGGTTCTCTGAAAGGTTCATTGAGGATTTGAAGGGTTTGGTGGATTTGAAGAGCATCGACTTCTTAGTTTCACATCACTTGGAGCATGATCATAGTGGATCCATACTTGCAATTTTGAGGGAGGCTGTAAACTGCAAGATTTTATGCTCCCCATTCGCTGTCAATTTACATAAAGCCTTCTTCAATCTGGGTGAAAACATGGTTAAATCTGTTAATGATGGTATGTCTATGGATATTGGTGGAGATACTTTGACTTTTCACTTAGCTCCATGGCTTCATTGGCCTGACACCATGATGAGCTTCCTAAATCTTGAGGGGGTTCTATTTAGCTGTGATGCATTTGGATCCTTTGGAGCTTTAAATGGTAAATTATTCGATAATGAAGTTGACTTAAACATTTACTTGGATGAAGCTAAGAGGTACTTTTCAAACATAGTTGTAGGTTATCGTGAACATGTTATTAAAGCTGTGGAGAAGCTTTCAAGTTTAGGTTTAAATTTCAAGATAATCGCCCCCTCCCATGGACCCATATACAAGTTTAATCCACGTTTAATTGTTGATAAGTATGTTTCATGGAGTAAACCTGAATTTGAAGTTAAAGTCATGTTAATTTATGGTTCGATGTATGGTCATACGAAGATGTTGGCTGAAGCTATTGGTATGGGTGTTGAATCCACTGGTGTTAGGGTGGCTTCATTTGATGCTTCAAGGGTTAATGTGAGCTTTATACTTAAGGAGGTTTTGGATGCTCCAGTACTGGTATTTGGTACACCAACATATGATGCCAACGTTTTCCCAACAATCCTTAATGTGCTGGATTTCATTGAAGTTAAGAAGCTTGGGGCTGGTAGGTATGCTTCAATATTCGGGTGTTATGGTTGGGGCCCCTCTGCCTACGGTATTCTGATGGGTAGACTTAAGAGTATGGGCTTTAATCTTGTTGAACCATTCCTTACAGTTAGAGGTGCACCTTCACCTTCTGATTTGGATAATGCAAAGAAGTTTGGTGTTAAGATTGGTGAATTGGCTTTGAAATTTAAAAAGTAA
- a CDS encoding VapB-type antitoxin, giving the protein MEETVVIKVLRSILEMLEKLRRKFGLSTIDETIRILIKQYRIQKLSEVFGLDKGRIKPFSEEDRH; this is encoded by the coding sequence ATGGAGGAGACTGTGGTGATTAAGGTTTTAAGGAGTATTCTTGAGATGTTAGAGAAGTTGCGTCGAAAGTTTGGTTTATCTACTATTGATGAAACTATACGAATACTAATAAAACAATATCGTATACAGAAGCTTAGTGAAGTTTTTGGCTTAGATAAGGGGAGGATAAAACCGTTCTCTGAAGAGGATCGCCATTAA
- a CDS encoding molybdopterin molybdotransferase MoeA: protein MNIPTGFKTLTKVDEALKLIDERVTHKVEGYEEVEISEAVNRICYEDVISPVNVPPFNRAAMDGYAVKAEDTTSASIKNPIILKVIGCIDVGGAAGTELKPGCAIEISTGAPMPKGADAVIPYEETRRINEHIEVYSQVHPWKNVSLMGEDIKIGDFILRRGTIIRPWDIAVLASVNILKVKVLRKPVVGVLSTGSEVIEPGENIGEGKIWNSTKTMLKALILEDYGIPLDLGVVEDDENKICEKIMNALPKCDVIITTGGTSIGRSDKTVNAVKRVGGEIIFHGVSMRPGKPTAMAIVKGRPIVMLSGFPVAALTGYQNFVRRVLEKICGIKFPPQPRIKAKIDRRIASQLGSREYLRVKVLRRGDEYIAIPLRLTGSGLLSSITQATGIVVIPENVEGYEEGDIVEVTLLRGVDEY, encoded by the coding sequence ATGAATATACCCACCGGCTTTAAAACATTAACGAAGGTTGATGAAGCATTAAAGTTGATAGATGAAAGAGTAACCCATAAAGTGGAAGGTTATGAAGAAGTTGAAATTTCGGAGGCTGTTAATAGGATATGCTATGAAGATGTAATATCGCCAGTAAATGTACCACCATTCAATAGAGCTGCAATGGATGGATATGCCGTGAAAGCTGAAGACACAACATCAGCTTCAATAAAGAATCCCATAATCCTAAAAGTTATTGGATGCATAGATGTTGGTGGAGCTGCGGGAACCGAGCTGAAACCTGGATGCGCCATAGAAATATCCACAGGAGCCCCCATGCCGAAGGGTGCAGATGCAGTCATCCCATATGAGGAAACTAGGAGAATAAATGAACACATCGAAGTATATTCACAGGTGCATCCATGGAAGAACGTGTCATTAATGGGGGAAGACATAAAGATTGGAGACTTTATATTGAGGAGGGGGACGATAATAAGGCCATGGGATATTGCAGTATTAGCATCAGTAAACATTTTGAAAGTTAAAGTTTTAAGGAAGCCAGTAGTGGGTGTACTTTCAACCGGATCTGAGGTTATAGAACCTGGTGAGAATATTGGGGAGGGTAAGATATGGAATAGTACCAAGACTATGCTTAAAGCACTAATACTGGAAGACTATGGAATACCATTAGACCTCGGCGTGGTGGAAGATGATGAAAACAAGATATGTGAAAAGATCATGAATGCACTACCTAAATGCGACGTTATAATAACCACTGGGGGAACATCCATAGGTAGAAGTGATAAGACAGTAAATGCAGTGAAAAGGGTTGGTGGGGAAATAATATTCCATGGAGTATCCATGAGGCCTGGAAAACCCACTGCCATGGCAATAGTTAAAGGAAGACCAATAGTTATGTTATCAGGATTCCCAGTGGCAGCATTGACGGGATATCAAAACTTCGTTAGAAGAGTTTTGGAAAAGATATGTGGTATAAAGTTTCCACCACAACCAAGAATTAAAGCTAAGATTGATAGGAGGATTGCCTCCCAACTTGGGTCTAGAGAATATTTGAGGGTTAAGGTTTTGAGGAGGGGGGATGAATATATAGCAATACCACTAAGACTTACAGGTTCAGGTTTACTATCATCAATAACACAAGCCACTGGAATCGTGGTTATACCGGAAAATGTGGAGGGGTATGAGGAGGGGGATATTGTGGAAGTAACCTTGTTGAGGGGGGTTGATGAATATTAG
- a CDS encoding ABC transporter ATP-binding protein: MSLAVEVERLNKFYGSFHALKDVSFNVNSGEIYGLIGPNGAGKTTTLRIIATLLLPSSGVVKVFGMDVVSDADKVRRIISYLPEEAGAYKYLTGYEYLEFMASLYVKDKAEVKALIEEAELICGLNGRLKDKIGSYSKGMLRRLLVARSLMVHPKLAILDEPTAGLDVIHSQYVRRMIKDYAKRNNVTMIISSHNMLEVEYLCDRVALIHEGRIILEGTPSELKNKFSANNLEEVFSKVVGFA, translated from the coding sequence TTGAGCTTGGCTGTTGAGGTTGAACGTTTAAATAAGTTTTATGGTAGCTTTCATGCGTTGAAGGATGTAAGCTTTAATGTTAATTCTGGTGAGATTTATGGTTTGATAGGTCCAAATGGTGCTGGGAAGACTACAACTCTCAGGATTATTGCAACATTGCTCCTCCCATCATCTGGTGTTGTTAAGGTTTTTGGGATGGATGTTGTTAGTGATGCTGATAAGGTTAGGAGGATTATAAGTTATCTTCCTGAGGAGGCTGGTGCATATAAGTATTTGACTGGATATGAATATTTGGAGTTTATGGCTTCACTTTATGTTAAGGATAAGGCTGAAGTTAAGGCGCTTATTGAGGAAGCTGAGTTGATATGTGGTTTGAATGGTAGGTTGAAGGATAAAATTGGAAGTTATAGTAAGGGTATGCTTAGAAGACTCCTTGTTGCTAGGAGTTTGATGGTTCACCCAAAACTTGCCATTCTAGATGAGCCTACAGCTGGATTGGATGTCATTCATTCACAGTATGTTAGGAGGATGATTAAGGATTATGCTAAGAGGAATAATGTAACCATGATAATATCGAGTCACAATATGCTTGAAGTTGAATATTTATGTGATAGGGTTGCATTGATACATGAGGGTAGAATAATTTTGGAAGGAACGCCATCAGAGCTTAAAAACAAGTTTTCTGCAAATAATCTCGAGGAGGTTTTCTCGAAGGTGGTTGGGTTTGCATAG
- a CDS encoding LamB/YcsF family protein, with protein sequence MKLKVDLNCDLGESFGRYKLGSDEEIMPYITSANIACGFHAGDPNIMRKTVKMALKHNVEIGAHPGLPDLLGFGRRWIEVEVEDVVNYMLYQMGALEAFAKTENAKIVHVKAHGALYNKAAVDESIAEAIAEAIERYNPELILVGLAKSKMIEVARKRKLRYAIEAFADRAYMDDGSLAPRSIKGSVITDINEIIERAVNMVKYGKVKTVTGKELEIGEATTICIHGDTPGAVKIASNLKEKLLENNIEVTQMINIVQK encoded by the coding sequence ATGAAGCTTAAAGTAGATTTAAATTGTGATTTGGGAGAGAGTTTTGGGAGATACAAGCTAGGATCCGATGAGGAAATAATGCCATACATAACATCAGCAAACATAGCATGTGGATTCCACGCTGGAGACCCAAACATAATGAGGAAAACTGTTAAGATGGCACTAAAGCATAATGTGGAGATAGGCGCCCACCCAGGACTACCAGACCTACTGGGATTTGGAAGAAGATGGATTGAAGTGGAAGTGGAGGACGTGGTAAACTACATGCTATACCAAATGGGTGCATTGGAAGCATTTGCAAAAACAGAGAATGCAAAAATAGTCCATGTAAAAGCTCATGGAGCACTATACAATAAAGCTGCAGTGGACGAATCAATAGCAGAAGCGATAGCTGAAGCCATAGAGAGATATAATCCAGAACTCATATTGGTTGGCCTTGCAAAATCCAAAATGATTGAGGTGGCAAGGAAACGTAAATTGAGGTATGCCATTGAAGCATTCGCTGATAGGGCATACATGGATGATGGATCATTAGCCCCAAGAAGCATTAAAGGATCAGTTATAACAGATATCAATGAAATAATTGAAAGAGCTGTAAATATGGTAAAATACGGGAAGGTTAAAACTGTAACTGGAAAGGAATTAGAGATAGGAGAAGCAACTACAATATGCATACATGGAGACACTCCAGGAGCTGTCAAAATAGCATCAAACTTAAAGGAGAAGCTTCTAGAGAACAACATTGAAGTAACCCAGATGATAAACATAGTACAGAAATGA
- a CDS encoding HAD family hydrolase, with protein MNFSGVLFDLDGTLIRYSVDRVNLTKDILKCLKKFNINFQIYSEADYPISMVRKTVRVLEGMKVQKWFIDHVSSTLFKIIESYEVEASNRTSLIEGAYEALNFVRSIGFKCGLITLNSRRSTEMVLDKFNLKRFFDVVVTRDDVRNFKPHVEHLAKAISLMQLNPTEVIVVGDSIIDIIPALALNAFPVAVKTGVRGEDELRAAGAKIVLNSVAELPNWLQKLLYN; from the coding sequence TTGAATTTCAGTGGTGTGCTCTTCGATTTGGATGGAACTTTAATTCGATATTCAGTTGATAGGGTTAATTTAACGAAGGATATTCTGAAATGCTTGAAGAAGTTTAACATTAACTTTCAAATATATTCGGAAGCAGATTATCCCATATCTATGGTTAGGAAGACTGTTAGGGTACTTGAGGGTATGAAGGTTCAAAAGTGGTTTATTGATCATGTCTCGTCAACTCTATTTAAAATCATAGAGTCGTATGAAGTTGAAGCTTCAAATAGAACTAGCTTGATTGAAGGTGCGTATGAAGCCTTAAATTTTGTTAGGAGCATTGGGTTTAAATGTGGCTTAATAACGTTAAATAGTCGTAGATCCACGGAAATGGTTTTAGATAAATTTAACTTGAAAAGGTTCTTTGACGTTGTGGTCACTAGGGATGATGTTAGAAATTTTAAGCCTCACGTGGAACATTTAGCGAAAGCCATAAGCTTAATGCAATTAAACCCCACTGAAGTTATAGTTGTTGGTGATAGCATTATCGACATAATTCCAGCATTAGCTTTAAATGCATTTCCAGTGGCAGTGAAGACTGGTGTGCGAGGCGAAGATGAATTGAGAGCTGCAGGTGCAAAGATCGTGTTGAATAGCGTTGCAGAACTTCCAAATTGGCTTCAAAAACTCCTATATAATTAA
- a CDS encoding PLP-dependent aspartate aminotransferase family protein codes for MRYGTKAVWVGNEPDYTGAVVPPIYMVSTYRQTDPEIKDKYVYTRLGNPTIERLERKIAALEEGKYAIATSSGMAAIDTVLRLLKPGDEIITMETLYATTINLMKTTYAQYGVKVKFIDLTKTENLVGNISRETRMIYFETPTNPLLKIVDIEEVCKIVKDENSEAIIVVDNTFASPYNQRPLTLGADIVVHSTTKYIGGHSDIIGGAIITNNEEIYKKLRANITSSGGVPSPFDAWLILRSIRTFHVRMEKHNYNAMRIAQYLSGKEDVEKTYYPGLKNHEGHEIARKQMKTPYGSEGYGGMISFQLKADIKGVRKFLKSLKIIALAVSLGGTESLIVHPASMPPYKPLTMEEKERMGIWDNLIRFSVGIEDVEDLIEDLETAFKEMRK; via the coding sequence ATGAGATATGGTACTAAAGCTGTATGGGTTGGGAATGAGCCAGACTACACTGGAGCAGTTGTTCCACCAATATACATGGTATCAACATATAGACAAACAGATCCAGAAATAAAAGATAAATATGTTTACACTAGACTTGGAAATCCAACAATTGAAAGACTTGAGAGGAAGATTGCAGCGCTGGAAGAGGGGAAATATGCAATAGCCACATCTTCAGGGATGGCTGCAATAGACACAGTACTAAGACTACTGAAACCTGGAGACGAAATAATAACAATGGAAACACTCTACGCCACAACCATAAACCTCATGAAAACAACATACGCTCAGTATGGTGTAAAGGTGAAGTTCATAGACCTAACAAAAACTGAGAATCTTGTGGGGAATATAAGTAGGGAAACCAGAATGATCTATTTTGAAACACCAACAAACCCATTATTGAAAATAGTGGATATAGAAGAAGTGTGTAAGATAGTTAAAGATGAAAATAGTGAAGCAATAATTGTGGTGGATAATACCTTTGCATCCCCATACAATCAAAGACCATTAACTCTAGGTGCAGACATAGTAGTCCACAGCACCACCAAATACATAGGGGGACATAGCGACATCATAGGTGGAGCCATAATAACAAACAATGAGGAAATATACAAGAAGTTGAGAGCCAACATAACAAGTAGTGGTGGAGTGCCAAGCCCATTCGATGCATGGCTAATATTGAGAAGCATAAGAACATTCCATGTGAGAATGGAGAAACATAATTACAATGCAATGAGAATAGCGCAATACCTATCAGGGAAGGAAGATGTGGAGAAAACATATTACCCTGGATTAAAGAATCATGAGGGACATGAAATCGCAAGGAAACAGATGAAAACACCATATGGAAGTGAAGGTTATGGTGGAATGATATCATTCCAACTTAAAGCAGATATAAAGGGGGTTAGGAAATTCTTGAAAAGTTTAAAGATAATAGCATTAGCAGTAAGTCTTGGAGGGACGGAATCACTAATAGTTCACCCAGCAAGTATGCCACCATACAAACCACTAACAATGGAAGAGAAGGAGAGAATGGGAATATGGGATAACCTAATAAGATTCTCAGTGGGAATTGAAGATGTGGAAGACCTCATAGAAGACCTTGAAACAGCATTTAAAGAGATGAGGAAATAG